A region of Lycium barbarum isolate Lr01 chromosome 1, ASM1917538v2, whole genome shotgun sequence DNA encodes the following proteins:
- the LOC132633961 gene encoding chaperone protein dnaJ 6-like, translating to MGKRKKTARASEEEMKDDNIASSSHNKSLYEILGVERTASQQEIKKGYYKLALRLHPDKNPGDEEAKEKFQQLQKVIAVLGDEEKRALYDQTGCVDDDDLAGDVENLKEFFRAMHPKITEADIEEFEANYRGSESEKKDLIDLYNKYKGKMNRLFCSMICSDPKLDSHRFKDILDEAIAAGELKSTKAYEKWAKEVSKTKSPTSLLRRREKSNKGSKSEDLYAIISQRQNERKGKMTTMFSSLISKFGGDPSAAEPSEEEFEAARTKLESRKNSKRKKM from the exons ATGGGGAAGAGGAAGAAGACGGCTAGGGCTAGTGAAGAAGAGATGAAGGATGATAACATTGCTTCTTCTTCCCATAACAAGAGTCTGTATGAG ATTCTTGGTGTTGAAAGAACAGCATCTCAACAGGAGATAAAGAAGGGATATTACAAGTTGGCTCTGCGCCTTCATCCAGATAAGAATCCTGGAGATGAG GAAGCCAAAGAGAAATTTCAACAGCTGCAAAAGGTGATAGCAGTTCTTGGTGATGAAGAGAAACGAGCACTCTATGATCAGACTGGCTGTGTTGATGATGAT GACCTGGCTGGAGATGTGGAGAACTTGAAGGAGTTTTTTCGAGCTATGCACCCAAAG ATCACTGAGGCCGACATTGAAGAGTTTGAAGCAAATTATAGAGGATCTGAGTCAGAGAAGAAGGACTTAATTGATTTGTATAACAAGTATAAGGGTAAAATGAATAG GCTCTTTTGTTCTATGATTTGCTCTGACCCCAAGTTAGATTCACACCGTTTCAAAGATATTCTGGATGAGGCAATAGCTGCAG GGGAGCTCAAATCAACCAAAGCATATGAAAAATGGGCAAAGGAAGTGTCTAAAACAAAATCACCTACTAGTCTGCTGAGGCGGAGGGAAAA GTCTAACAAAGGATCAAAATCAGAGGACTTATATGCTATTATTTCTCAACGCCAAAATGAACGGAAAGGCAAGATGACCACGATGTTCTCATCTCTGATTAGCAAATTTGGTGGGGACCCATCTGCTGCAGAGCCCAGCGAGGAGGAATTTGAAGCTGCTCGTACAAAACTAGAGAGTAGAAAGAACTCCAAGAGGAAGAAAATGTAA